CGACGTTCGCTCGCCGGGCCGGCTGTGTCCTTAGTGTAGCCATCCTCCCGTATAGCTGCAAGCTATACGGGGATGGAGCCTACCTGCAGTATGCACAGCCATAGCGCTCCCGGAAAGAACGTTCATGCAAACAGCACCGGAACTGCTCACGCCCCTGCGCGCACACGAGGCTATAGGCCGCCGGGTCAGCCCCTCCACCCTAAAGCGGTGGGTCAGAGAAGGTAAGATCGACGGCCAGAAAATCAGCGGCATTCAGTTCATAGACATGCCCAGCCTGAAGAAGCATCTGCAGAGTTACAAAGGCGGTCAGACTTGAGTGGGGCGACCAGCGGATGGCACGAGTCTGGTACCATCGGCACGCCCCACATTTTTCAGCTAGAGGGACAGCTCAGCAACCACACGCCCATTTACCGCAACCAGTTTGAGCAGCTGCTACTGGTGCTGCATGACGGCCACGCGGAAGGCGTGATCGAAGAACGGTTCATCAAGGCGGGCCGCATCCGTAAAGGTTGGCTCAGCTGGCCTGAGCTGAAGAGGCTAGGGTCTGCTGGAGACACACGCGGCGCAGACGCCTACTTCGGAGTGGCACGGCGCATGGATACTTCCAGCGGCGGGGGGGAGAACATTCTCCCACTGGGCTGTCTCTGGTTCGAGGTTGACCTGGGCGACCTGGCACACCTGCCCCGCTTTGGCGGCATGAGTAAAGCTGAGCTGCTTCAGGCCAGCCCTGAGCTGCTGGAAGACCTCAAGGGCCGCCTGATGGGCGAAATCCTCGACACGTGCGAAGCGTTCGAGCTGCCCCCCGTAGCCATTGTGGACAGTGGCCACGGGCTACACGTGTATCTGAGAACTGAAGACACCTTCAGCCCCAAGGAAGCCAAGCAGCTGCTTCTGGCGCTGGCGGAAACATTCGACGCAGACACTGCCAGCGCAGAACCGGCCCGCATCCTGAGACAGCCGGGCACCCTGAACCTGAAGAACCCGGCGCGGCCCTTGCCCGTGAACCTGGTCTATGCCGAGCCTGAAGCACGGGTCAGCACGGAGGCCCTGGAGCGCATTCTGACGGCAACGCCGTCAGCACAGGCCCAGCGAGACGAAGTGCAGCGCCCCACACCGGCCCCCAGGCGGCCCAGGAAGGCCAGCGGAAAGGGTGGGCAGACTCGCACCCTCTACCGTGAGACGGTCACGGTCAGAGAGATTCTGGAGCGGAACGGATACCGGCTGAAGGGTGACAAATACCTACCCCCGGCCAGCAGCACCGGCAACGCGGGCGTGATGATTCTTGGGGGTGCTGACGGTCTGGAGCGGGCGCTGAGCTTTAACGGGTCATGCCCCCTGAATGACGCTGAAGGGCGGGCCTGGAACGCCTATGACGCCATGCGGATTCTGGAACACGGCGGGGATGAGCGTGCGGCAGACAGCGCGGCCCGCTCTGAACTCGGTATCGGCGGCGGGCGGGATGACGTGACCAACCAGCCCCCAAGCCTCGACATGAACACGGTCAGGCAGCAGTGGGCCATGAACCCGGAAACCTATTTGAAGCAGGTCACGGCGCATCTGGACAGCCTCGACATGCACCACCGCTCCAGGGCCGGGCTGAAGAAGATGGCGGCCCACCTCGCGGGCTTTGCGGCCCAGGGCCTGCTGGCGGAATGGCGCGGGCTGGCCCGGCTGGAAGTGGGCGGGCTGAACGGCTGGCATAACAAAGTGAACCCCACCGATAACTACCAGAACACCGCCGGCAAGATGAAAGCCCTGGCGGAGCTGGGCGCGGTCAGCCTGATTCCAGTTGACCCGGCCCACCCTGGGCGCGGCGTGGTCATCTGCCTGCCTGAGAGCCCGGCAGGCGTGGCCCTCAGCCGCCCTGCTGGCGACACCTTCCGGCCTCAGACATTAGAGGTACGGCGCAGCGCAGAGAAGCAAAAAACAGCGGCTGAGACGGAAGAAAAAGTTATCACTAAGGTATCTGACAGCTCCAGCAAAAACACCTTAGTGATAAACCCGGAACCCCGTAAGCGGCGGCGGCAGCAAGCGGCGGCTCGGCTCTCTGGTCTGCTGATCGCTCAGGCGGTCAGTCCGAAAGCTGAACCCCATCGGCTAGCGGAAGACCTCGGCATGACGGCGGCCCAGCTGGAGGCTCAGCAGCAAGAGCTGGCTGCCATTACGAGCGGCGCTCAGAGCTTCAGAGAGCGTTACTGGGCACTGATGCTTGACCAGCAGGAAGCAGTCAGGGCGGCCTACATGAACAATCTTGAGCGCGAGCAACGCCAGTTCAGTGTGGGGGCGACCTTTGCCAAAACCGAGCAGCAGCGGGCCTACAGCCAGCGGCGGGCAGAGCGGGCGGCGGCGCAGCTGGAACGCTTGAGGGACGGGGAAAGCCCCTACTACCTAGATGTGAAAGAAGTTCGGGTTCTACAGGCCGTATCTCTCCCTAGCAAAATCGGGTTACCGTCGTCGGCTTCCCGTCTACGGTAACCCGTCTCAGACCTCCACCCAGCTTCTGCTTGGGCTGATACTTGGCGTGGTGATCTGCGGCAAGACACCACTCTGGATCAGAGTCGTGGAGCGGATTGTTAAGTAGTAAGTGCGTTAGCGGTCGTACCAGGGGTTATCACGGGACCCATCCCCCTCATAACTGGGCATAGAGTCGAAACGTCCATCGTATGTGCGCACCATTCCATCCTGATTGGCCCCCGGACCACGTTCCTGTCCCTTTCGCCTTGTACGGCCTGCTGCATGCGTAGGTGGCTTGTGAAACCCCTTATCAGTGATTTCGAGGCCGCTAATAGGGCATTTCCCCGCTTCGGGCGATGGTATTTCTCCTAGAAGTGGTGTGAATTCATTCAAAGCGAAAAGTGTCAGATGATGCAGGCCACGGGTTACGCACGTGTAGAGCAGCGAGCCGTCGTATGGCATGGCAGGGTTATAGTGATCAACATCGGCATTGACGACAATAGCTGCGTCAAACTCCAGTCCTTTGGCCACGCTGATAGGTACGATAGCGACGCCCCCAGCGTAATCCTCGAAGTCCTTGGTACGGCTATCAACTTTGAAAGCTGTCTTCGATTTGGAAACCCGTTCATACAGATTGCTGGCTTCGGCAGGGGAGCGCGTCACGATACCGATATTCTTTGCCCCCTCTCTTTGCAGCCGTCTCACTTCATGTGTCAGAAGGGGCAATAAATGGTTTTTGGTGCTATAGCGGACAAAATGTACAGGGCTGCCGGGGCGGGGAACCGCTTCGGCTTTGAGCGCGTTCGGCGCTACCCGTTCCAGAACGAAGTTCCCCAGGGCAGTGATTTCCTGTGTGGTCCGGAACGTTTGAGTGAGTTCCTCAACTTCGTCTTCGCCTGTGCCAAAGGTTTGGCAGACCACGTCCCAGCTGCCAATCCCCCGGTAACGATGGATGCCCTGACGCAAATCGCCAAAAATGGCGGCGCGACCAGCGGGTGTATAGCGCCTCAGCAAGGCGTACTGAAGAGGCGAGAGATCCTGTCCCTCATCCAGCACAAGATAATCGAATTGCCCGCTGGAGCCGAAGCGGTCGCGTAATGCTGCATCGTTAGGTCGAACGCCTTCCAGCAAGATCTTCAACGCAAGAACCAGGGGCAGTTCTGTCACATCCGTCGGCTCGAATGGTCGGGTGCCGTCCTCACCCACTGGCTTCGGAGTGCGGTGCAGCGCTTCAGTTGCCACTTTCAGAGCTGGACCCGTGAAGATACGCGACGCCGCCGCACTAACTTTCTGCTCATCGGAAACCAAAAGCAGGTAGGTTTCCCAGGCTCCAGTAGTTGGAAGCAAACCTTCTACCAATTGTCCCAGTCGCTGAGTAAGGCCTTTAACCTCGGAAATCCAGACTGCCGGGCCCTGCCCCTCCCGTTCCGCCAGAAGAGCCACTTCTTTCGGCAGCGCTTTTTTGATCAGTCGGTTCACTTCT
This portion of the Deinococcus radiophilus genome encodes:
- a CDS encoding MerR family transcriptional regulator — protein: MQTAPELLTPLRAHEAIGRRVSPSTLKRWVREGKIDGQKISGIQFIDMPSLKKHLQSYKGGQT
- a CDS encoding DNA-primase RepB domain-containing protein, with product MSGATSGWHESGTIGTPHIFQLEGQLSNHTPIYRNQFEQLLLVLHDGHAEGVIEERFIKAGRIRKGWLSWPELKRLGSAGDTRGADAYFGVARRMDTSSGGGENILPLGCLWFEVDLGDLAHLPRFGGMSKAELLQASPELLEDLKGRLMGEILDTCEAFELPPVAIVDSGHGLHVYLRTEDTFSPKEAKQLLLALAETFDADTASAEPARILRQPGTLNLKNPARPLPVNLVYAEPEARVSTEALERILTATPSAQAQRDEVQRPTPAPRRPRKASGKGGQTRTLYRETVTVREILERNGYRLKGDKYLPPASSTGNAGVMILGGADGLERALSFNGSCPLNDAEGRAWNAYDAMRILEHGGDERAADSAARSELGIGGGRDDVTNQPPSLDMNTVRQQWAMNPETYLKQVTAHLDSLDMHHRSRAGLKKMAAHLAGFAAQGLLAEWRGLARLEVGGLNGWHNKVNPTDNYQNTAGKMKALAELGAVSLIPVDPAHPGRGVVICLPESPAGVALSRPAGDTFRPQTLEVRRSAEKQKTAAETEEKVITKVSDSSSKNTLVINPEPRKRRRQQAAARLSGLLIAQAVSPKAEPHRLAEDLGMTAAQLEAQQQELAAITSGAQSFRERYWALMLDQQEAVRAAYMNNLEREQRQFSVGATFAKTEQQRAYSQRRAERAAAQLERLRDGESPYYLDVKEVRVLQAVSLPSKIGLPSSASRLR
- a CDS encoding helicase domain-containing protein → MPHTHPAYPEEVGRLGQTCQEIDAKIGKLERQEMDLYQVAQFKGMDLDSLRSVAGHPYFMRLRLRYEDGSVKDVCLGEGVHDIPLSDTYICGIGSPLRQQIQHRQVREVEIVADSGAVRTAYQLLRRQLKIEQRTITALSDVMPLADGEGTEQETTDVFAQLGQEYLVDQLGREASAKARSILATISERQDELMSWPTDRLLVVNGVAGSGKTAIAYHRIPSMLHKERVGSREINEKKIAVFVPNSFLLGYLKQLLPRAGVNNVFQTTLEDWAKRVVNQGERRIRQLGDETAKIIFDPKSDVSEKQAAIAKAGMRGRQEMQMVLRHLLADHLTRQLADLSANLPRTGSSTGKCGPEDLTATGQAAPVLQLSLASVRELVEQWRGEPAEADWKSLRANLQTEVNRLIKKALPKEVALLAEREGQGPAVWISEVKGLTQRLGQLVEGLLPTTGAWETYLLLVSDEQKVSAAASRIFTGPALKVATEALHRTPKPVGEDGTRPFEPTDVTELPLVLALKILLEGVRPNDAALRDRFGSSGQFDYLVLDEGQDLSPLQYALLRRYTPAGRAAIFGDLRQGIHRYRGIGSWDVVCQTFGTGEDEVEELTQTFRTTQEITALGNFVLERVAPNALKAEAVPRPGSPVHFVRYSTKNHLLPLLTHEVRRLQREGAKNIGIVTRSPAEASNLYERVSKSKTAFKVDSRTKDFEDYAGGVAIVPISVAKGLEFDAAIVVNADVDHYNPAMPYDGSLLYTCVTRGLHHLTLFALNEFTPLLGEIPSPEAGKCPISGLEITDKGFHKPPTHAAGRTRRKGQERGPGANQDGMVRTYDGRFDSMPSYEGDGSRDNPWYDR